One genomic region from Motacilla alba alba isolate MOTALB_02 chromosome 5, Motacilla_alba_V1.0_pri, whole genome shotgun sequence encodes:
- the LOC119701951 gene encoding disintegrin and metalloproteinase domain-containing protein 20-like — translation MGPLPGLLLLPLLLGAAGCPGARGARPAEPRGAWVTVPRQLSPRGGDDAPALSYWLNVAGRPRVLRLQPRRGLVSRPFTLVTYGRDGARREEHPFVRDNCFYQGDVVGSPGSLVALSTCGRGLDGVLWVEHDTYQIEPVPNDPAFRHILYRMEEDDNREGTSCGLTPEVLQQQKAVLPWFKAPKAAEENEKLKDWWMHIRYVKMVVVVDHVRFVNSGRSKSQVLKHVMQVINFGDILYKQLSVRLFLIGLEIWTEYNFINITSSIPKVLSDFNAWRKKDLLPRMYHDVAHLFAFQWFGSSLGLAYIGTVCDRHWSAAVVSFTEKKLSSMIITFVHELGHNLGMVHDKPECNCKRKTCIMYENNAETDSFSDCSYKEYFELVVNGAPCLRQPPAPGSFYTGKGEYCGNEIVERGEQCDCGSAARCRRDPCCRANCTFTAGSDCASGKCCKGCKFLPAGTLCRASTGSCDLPEYCNGISPQCPVDVYLQDGTPCNDGVYCYQGKCSSHNEKCQLLFGKQAKVAPLDCFKAVNTQGDRFGNCGIRDNIYFAKCSTKNVLCGRIQCENVVKIPFLQNHVTLVQTPVRDKICWGLDYHVGISKADVGAVEDGTPCGSDMLCINRTCMSVLVLNYDCNMTKCHDRGVCNNRKNCHCEYGWAPPYCELEGFGGSVDSGPPPFRKPDRAKVRLLLFGFFSMCIIGVALSIRHKQKVEGWLAKIKAQFHRKLQLFQRRKKREVPKENSPAGE, via the coding sequence ATGgggccgctgccggggctgctgctgctgccgctgctgctgggCGCGGCGGGGTGCCCCGGGGCCCGGGGGGCGCGGCCCGCGGAGCCGCGCGGCGCCTGGGTGACGGTGCCGCGGCAGCTGAGCCCCCGCGGCGGCGACGACGCCCCGGCCCTTTCCTACTGGCTGAACGTGGCCGGGCGGCCGCGGGTGCTGcgcctgcagcccaggaggggcCTGGTGTCCCGCCCCTTCACCCTGGTCACCTACGGCCGGGACGGGGCCCGCCGGGAGGAGCACCCCTTCGTGCGGGACAACTGCTTCTACCAGGGCGACGTGGtgggcagccccggctcccttGTGGCCCTCAGCACCTGCGGCAGGGGCCTCGACGGCGTGCTCTGGGTGGAGCATGATACCTACCAGATCGAGCCCGTCCCCAACGATCCGGCCTTTCGGCACATTCTCTACCGCATGGAGGAGGACGACAACCGCGAGGGAACCAGCTGCGGACTGACGCCGGAGGTGCTGCAGCAACAAAAGGCTGTGCTGCCGTGGTTCAAGGCTCCCAAGGCAGCGGAGGAGAACGAAAAGCTGAAGGACTGGTGGATGCATATCAGGTATGTGAAGATGGTAGTGGTCGTGGACCACGTGCGGTTTGTGAACTCGGGCAGGAGCAAATCCCAAGTCTTGAAGCACGTCATGCAAGTCATCAATTTTGGAGACATTTTGTACAAACAGCTTTCTGTCCGGCTGTTTCTTATAGGACTGGAGATCTGGACTGAATATAACTTTATAAATATTACTAGCTCTATTCCCAAGGTACTCAGTGACTTTAACGCCTGGAGAAAGAAAGACCTGTTACCTCGGATGTACCACGATGTTGCTCActtatttgcatttcagtggTTTGGAAGCAGCCTGGGATTGGCATATATAGGGACAGTGTGTGATAGGCACTGGTCAGCGGCTGTTGTTTCCTTCACTGAGAAAAAGTTGTCTTCAATGATTATCACATTTGTCCACGAGCTGGGCCATAATCTTGGGATGGTCCACGATAAACCGGAATGTAATTGCAAACGCAAGACGTGCATTATGTATGAAAACAACGCTGAAACGGATTCATTCAGTGACTGCAGTTACAAAGAGTACTTTGAGCTGGTTGTAAATGGTGCTCCGTGCCTTCGTCAGCCACCAGCACCTGGCAGTTTCTACACTGGGAAAGGTGAATACTGTGGGAATGAGATAGTAGAAAGGGGAGAGCAGTGTGACTGTGGTTCAGCAGCGAGGTGCCGAAGGGATCCTTGTTGCCGCGCAAACTGTACATTTACTGCAGGTTCAGACTGTGCTTCTGGAAAATGCTGCAAGGGCTGCAAGTTCCTTCCAGCAGGAACACTCTGCCGAGCAAGTACTGGCAGCTGTGACCTGCCAGAGTATTGCAATGGGATTTCCCCTCAGTGCCCAGTGGATGTATACCTACAAGATGGAACTCCTTGCAATGATGGTGTTTATTGCTATCaaggaaaatgttcttcccACAATGAAAAGTGTCAGCTTCTCTTTGGCAAACAAGCCAAGGTTGCCCCTTTAGATTGCTTCAAAGCAGTGAATACTCAAGGTGACCGGTTTGGGAATTGTGGTATTCGTGACAATATCTATTTTGCAAAATGCAGTACTAAGAATGTCTTATGTGGTAGGATTCAGTGTGAAAATGTAGTCAAAATACCTTTCTTGCAGAACCATGTAACACTAGTCCAGACTCCTGTTCGAGATAAAATTTGTTGGGGACTCGACTATCACGTAGGGATCTCAAAAGCAGATGTGGGAGCTGTGGAAGACGGCACACCATGTGGTAGTGATATGCTTTGTATCAACAGGACGTGTATGAGTGTATTAGTGCTGAACTATGACTGCAACATGACAAAGTGTCATGACAGAGGAGTGTGTAACAATCGCAAGAACTGTCACTGTGAGTATGGCTGGGCTCCTCCATATTGTGAATTGGAAGGATTCGGAGGTAGCGTTGACAGTGGACCCCCTCCATTCAGGAAGCCTGATAGAGCAAAAGTAAGACTGTTactatttggttttttttctatgtgtATCATTGGAGTAGCCCTTTCCATCCGTCATAAACAGAAAGTAGAGGGATGGCTTGCGAAGATAAAAGCCCAATTCCATAGAAAATTGCAGTTGTTTCAAAGAcggaaaaaaagagaagttccTAAAGAAAACTCGCCTGCTGGTGAGTGA
- the LOC119702085 gene encoding synaptojanin-2-binding protein-like codes for MNGSVAGGGYAEEIISLTRRPSGLGFNIVGGTDQQYIANDNSIYVSWIKKDGAAYLDGRLQEGDKILAINGKDLKDLRHKDAVELFRNAGYYVSLKIQRRLQPQNGPVGHGGDGESGGLPLAAILVPGLALAATAVWILLRYRQRM; via the exons ATGAACGGCAGCGTGGCGGGTGGCGGCTACGCCGAGGAGATCATCAGCCTCACCCGCAGACCCTCAG GCTTGGGCTTCAACATTGTCGGTGGGACAGATCAGCAGTACATTGCCAATGACAACAGCATCTATGTCAGCTGGATCAAAAAGGATGGGGCAGCTTACCTTGATGGCCGATTACAAGAAGGAGATAAAATTTTAGCG ATCAATGGCAAAGACTTGAAGGATTTGCGGCACAAGGATGCTGTGGAACTGTTCAGGAATGCAGGATATTACGTGTCTCTGAAAATTCAGCGCAGG ttGCAACCACAGAATGGCCCTGTGGGTCATGGAGGAGATGGAGAATCAGGTGGGCTTCCTCTGGCAGCCATTCTTGTGCCAGGCCTGGCGCTTGCTGCGACAGCAGTCTGGATCTTGCTGAGGTATCGACAGCGGATGTGA